NNNNNNNNNNNNNNNNNNNNNNNNNNNNNNNNNNNNNNNNNNNNNNNNNNNNNNNNNNNNNNNNNNNNNNNNNNNNNNNNNNNNNNNNNNNNNNNNNNNNNNNNNNNNNNNNNNNNNNNNNNNNNNNNNNNNNNNNNNNNNNNNNNNNNNNNNNNNNNNNNNNNNNNNNNNNNNNNNNNNNNNNNNNNNNNNNNNNNNNNNNNNNNNNNNNNNNNNNNNNNNNNNNNNNNNNNNNNNNNNNNNNNNNNNNNNNNNNNNNNNNNNNNNNNNNNNNNNNNNNNNNNNNNNNNNNNNNNNNNNNNNNNNNNNNNNNNNNNNNNNNNNNNNNNNNNNNNNNNNNNNNNNNNNNNNNNNNNNNNNNNNNNNNNNNNNNNNNNNNNNNNNNNNNNNNNNNNNNNNNNNNNNNNNNNNNNNNNNNNNNNNNNNNNNNNNNNNNNNNNNNNNNNNNNNNNNNNNNNNNNNNNNNNNNNNNNNNNNNNNNNNNNNNNNNNNNNNNNNNNNNNNNNNNNNNNNNCAGTTCAACTGAGTTGAGAACATATCACAGAATGGCAAGCCAATCAGTTCATTATTTCATAGTTAAAGTATGCTCTTTTTCTTATACACTAATATGAATATGATACCTACTACACTTATTATCtccttttcttttaatattataatctCTTACCTTAATTGGTTTGTAGGATGGGAGGGAAATGATGTGAAACTGGGAGATTACAAAGGAAAAGTCCTTCTCATTGTTAATGTTGCCTCACAATGGTAATTAATCTCCAAATTATTAAGTGCTTCAGTTGAACTTACCATGATTCATAGTTCATATACAAAGGTGAAAAAGCTTTAATTTTCATTGATGCAGTGGGTTGACCAATTCAAACTACACAGAACTTAATCAATTGTATGACAAATACAAACAAAAGTGTGTTTTTCTTGTCATATATTTCCTTTCCAATTAGGAGGATACAAATTCATTATTGAATGATCATAAGATAAAGCTGTGCACTGTGCAGGGCTTGAAATTCTAGCATTCCCATGCAATCAGTTTGGAGCACAGGAACCTGGAACTAACGAAGAGATAGCAAATTTTGTTTGTACTCGCTTCAAAGCTGAGTTTCCCATTTTTGACAAGGCAAGAATTCTTTGGTATCTCATTAGAATTCTTTTGTGTCTCCAAGTGTAACATAACATGTGCATGTTGTTGATTAAATTCGAATATAGGTGGATGTGAATGGTGAGAATGCTGCTCCACTTTACaagtttctgaaatcaagcaaagGTGGAGATAATATCAGGTGGAACTTCTCCAAATTTCTTGTTGATAGAGAAGGCCATGTTGTTCATAGTTATGAACCCACAACTTCTCCTCTTAGCATTGAggtatctatatatatatatgcatagcACAATTTCATTTGTGTGATTTCATGCACATGATCCCAATAAAATGTTTCTCATTAATCTGCAGAAAGACATCAAGAATCTGCTGTAAGCATGAATGAGCAATGGAGATTTGCCGCAACATATGAATTGTAATGAATAAGAATTACTCCTTCTTCATATTTGTGAAATAATTAAATGTATTCATGATCTATTCATAAATCATAGTAACTATCAATCAAGCCTGAGGCTACTTTTCTTTTGGGGATATGCATGTGACCTCAGATTCTAAAAGTTACAAATCCAAATTTAAAACTGAACAGTGGCTATTTATTTTGTCCTTAAAGTTGTAATTATATAGTAACAAAAGAGATCATCATGCTACCTATAATATGGTAGATGTAAAAGAAATCATTATACATGAAGTTCTCAAGTTTGAATAGTGGATAATACCACAAACCAAATAGTCATTCATCTTTTGTTATGAggaaacaacaaaaataaaagaggagATGAATGCCAAAGATACCTTATAACAACCATCAATAAGGAATCTTAATCCTAACAgaataaaatatggaggagTGCTAGGGACTAGCAACTTTTGTGACTTGTAGCAATCAAATAGCCATCAATAATGATTTTAATGGTatgagattggtgtgagatttcatcaaATGACTCACTTTTTCTTATTGGTTATATGCTGGCAAGAATTTAATAAAGTTGATGGTCCCTAAACTTTTCCTAAAATATGAGCAATGAACAATGAACATGCATGTGTTTGTGTACTTATTTATTATGCCACAAAAAATTGCATAAGataactttttttatatatatttatacataatgatttacatattttttaattaaataagtaataataataattttttatgaaagaaaaatatattttttatatatatagtttatcgattgcatatatattttttggcGGATTTATGGAGGTCTACAGTGGCTATAGtctctctcaattttttttaaaaataatttgttactaGTATATGTAATATGTATATTGTTAATTAATAAGTATATattaatatacataaaaaattatgtttaaaCAACTCATTACGTATAATGTGTATTACAATATATCAATAGCAAGTACtgtctaaaataataataataataataataataataataataataataataataataataatatagaataacTGTATTATCCATGAATAtagaataaatttataatatatgagctaaataaaaataataagttatcccatttaaaaattaaaatgattcaaacaaattaaatttatatttatttttaataaattctattttttcatttttatgcatttttcgtaaaaaaaattaaaacttttacTTCATATGACAATAACAACAATTGAATGCGTTTTTTTAGGTATGAAAATTATTAAAACAGAATTTTTTAAACAAAgatgaaatataaattttaaaatattataccattgtatatattgaaaaaaaattaaaatttacttcAGATATAATAACTAAGTATTTTAGTTGTATgaaatattacaaaaaaaatctaaatagaCTATAATCATTAAATATGTTGCTgaatataatttgaattttttatttaaataaataaaataatgtaataattactgaaataaataatttaaaaaataattaccgTTTTACATTCTCAAGTCATATCTCGTTTACCGTGTAAATGAGATGACAGTTCATGTATCTCGTTACACTGTAAATGAAATATGACATGTCAGTTGCAACGTGTCtatctcgtttatactgtaaacgagatacatatatatcgtttacagtgtaaacaagATATAGAATGCAATCGCACCAGCTATAAAAAGATGTCTAATCGTTGATATTCTTCACAAACTTTTCTTATCCTTTTTGTGTCTCATATTTCTCAGGAATACAAGGCATTAATGGCCAGTAATAGTCCATACATAATTGTGCTTATTTATCCTAATTGCTGTATGAGAAATGGCAACAACATGGTAACATTTGAGTGTGAGGATTTGATATTGTTTCGCACTCAGCGTGTGGATACGTTGTCGGATTtgaagagtttgatattgagtAAGCTCGGTGATACACAAGCGAGGGACATCGGAAGGATGGCGTATAGGTTGCTGGCACCCATGGGTAACGGAGTCTTCTGGTTTCGACTATTCCGACTTCAAGAGGACGAGCATGTGCGACTGATGTTTGACATCCATGAGAGGATCATGGTGGAGTAGGTAATGGAGCAAATACAAGACGATGGCGTCCGGTGGAGGAAGGGTATGGCTCACTCGTCGGGGCATTAGAAGGCGAGGCCtctaaacaataaaataaaattcagcCTTATAAAGAGATGATCATAAATTTATGCACATAATTGAATTcttactctcttttttttattttttgcgtTTAAATCAGCTTAACATGTGATACACAGCAAATCTTTCTATCTAACTTACAGTTACTTCTAATTAAGAACGTATTTCCATGTTTCTAGTCTACACCTGTCTTTAAATTACATATGATAGGATACCTTTCATAATTAGAATGTTATACATACTAACAACCTAGCACAAGAAAATAAAGTTCTAAATCAAT
The genomic region above belongs to Arachis stenosperma cultivar V10309 chromosome 5, arast.V10309.gnm1.PFL2, whole genome shotgun sequence and contains:
- the LOC130980481 gene encoding probable phospholipid hydroperoxide glutathione peroxidase, whose protein sequence is KAVHCAGLEILAFPCNQFGAQEPGTNEEIANFVCTRFKAEFPIFDKVDVNGENAAPLYKFLKSSKGGDNIRWNFSKFLVDREGHVVHSYEPTTSPLSIEKDIKNLL